A genomic stretch from Bos javanicus breed banteng chromosome 29, ARS-OSU_banteng_1.0, whole genome shotgun sequence includes:
- the PTGDR2 gene encoding prostaglandin D2 receptor 2: MPEPTMLANVTTKPLCPLLEQMSRLQSHSNSSIRYMDHVSVLLHGLASLLGLVENGLILFVVGCRMRQTVVTTWVLHLALSDLLATASLPFFTYFLAVGHSWKLGTTFCKLHSSIFFLNMFASGFLLSAISLDRCLQVVRPVWAQNHRTVAAAHKVCLALWVLAVINTVPYFVFRDTIPRLDGRIMCYYNVLLLSPGPDRNATCDSRQTALAVSKFLLAFAVPLAIIASSHLAVSAQLRHRGRRRSSRFVRLVAAVVAAFALCWGPYHVFSVMEARAHANPSLRPLVWRGLPFVTSLAFINSVINPLLYVLTCPDVLRKLRRSLRSVLESVLVDDSDLAAGGSNRRRRRASSTNASASSISESSGHRLHALWPARLLNWLRGAPAAPPQRDRTPSQDERGPLNRALSTTSG, translated from the exons ATGCCAG AGCCCACCATGTTGGCCAATGTCACGACGAAGCCGCTCTGTCCCCTCCTGGAGCAGATGAGCCGCCTCCAAAGCCACAGCAACTCCAGCATCCGCTACATGGACCACGTGTCGGTGCTGCTGCATGGGCTGGCCTCGCTGCTGGGCCTGGTGGAGAACGGACTCATTCTCTTCGTGGTGGGCTGCCGCATGCGCCAGACCGTGGTCACCACCTGGGTGCTGCACCTGGCCCTGTCCGACCTGCTGGCTACAGCCTCCCTGCCCTTCTTCACCTACTTCCTGGCCGTGGGCCACTCCTGGAAGCTGGGCACCACCTTCTGCAAGCTACACTCCTCCATCTTCTTCCTCAACATGTTTGCCAGCGGCTTCCTACTCAGCGCCATCAGCCTGGACCGCTGCCTGCAGGTGGTACGGCCCGTGTGGGCGCAGAACCACCGCACGGTGGCCGCGGCCCACAAGGTCTGCCTGGCGCTCTGGGTCCTGGCCGTGATCAACACTGTGCCCTACTTCGTATTCCGGGACACCATCCCGCGGCTGGACGGGCGCATCATGTGTTACTACAACGTGCTGCTCCTCAGCCCTGGGCCGGACCGCAATGCCACGTGCGACTCACGCCAGACGGCCCTGGCCGTCAGCAAGTTCCTGCTGGCCTTCGCCGTGCCGCTGGCCATCATCGCCTCGAGCCACTTGGCTGTGAGCGCACAGTTGCGCCACCGCGGCCGCCGGCGGTCCAGCCGCTTCGTACGCTTGGTGGCGGCCGTGGTGGCGGCCTTCGCGCTCTGCTGGGGCCCCTACCACGTGTTCAGCGTGATGGAGGCTCGGGCGCACGCGAACCCTTCGCTGCGGCCGCTCGTGTGGCGCGGGCTGCCCTTCGTCACCAGCCTGGCCTTCATCAACAGCGTGATCAACCCGCTGCTCTACGTGCTCACCTGCCCCGACGTGCTGCGCAAGCTGCGGCGCTCGCTGCGGAGCGTGCTGGAGAGCGTGCTGGTGGACGACAGCGACCTGGCCGCCGGGGGCAGtaaccgccgccgccgccgcgcctcCTCCACCAACGCCTCGGCTTCCTCCATCTCCGAGAGCAGCGGCCACCGCCTGCACGCGCTCTGGCCCGCGCGCCTGCTCAACTGGCTCCGGGGCGCCCCCGCGGCGCCCCCGCAGAGGGACCGCACCCCATCCCAGGACGAGCGGGGCCCCCTGAACCGGGCGCTGAGCACCACCTCGGGGTAG
- the CCDC86 gene encoding coiled-coil domain-containing protein 86 yields the protein MDTPLRRSRRLEGLKPESPENPTSVLRVRRALVEFESNPKETGEPRSPPGLGSPSRQPETSPGSPSLPNGPALGSPRKQPELDSGSPEGHRDPALNFPQNQPESSPESHLLQPKPSEESPKFSQNQGEADSELPKSKEEPTPGCPRHQLQQDSGSLEPFPGQKAPGPEPSKPLQELTPRSPGSPRDQHEPSKPPAAGEPAREGPAPKKREGSSAQAPASKKPKEEIPVIPKGKPKSGRVWKDRSKKRFSQMVQDKPLRTSWQRKMKDRQERKLAKDFARHLEEEKERRRQEKKKRRAENLRRRLENERKAEIVQVIRNPAKLKRAKKQQLRSIEKRDTLAQLQKQPPQRPATKV from the exons ATGGATACGCCGCTGAGACGCAGCCGGCGGCTGGAAGGCCTAAAGCCCGAATCTCCGGAGAACCCTACCTCAGTTTTGCGGGTGAGACGGGCCCTTGTGGAGTTCGAGTCGAACCCAAAAGAAACGGGGGAGCCTAGGTCTCCACCGGGCCTGGGATCTCCTAGTCGTCAGCCGGAGACAAGCCCAGGATCACCCAGTCTGCCGAACGGGCCAGCCTTGGGGTCCCCTCGAAAGCAGCCAGAGCTGGACTCAGGGTCCCCCGAAGGTCACCGAGATCCAGCCCTGAATTTTCCCCAAAATCAGCCGGAATCGAGTCCTGAATCCCACCTACTTCAGCCAAAGCCAAGTGAGGAGTCACCAAAGTTCTCCCAGAACCAAGGAGAAGCGGACTCGGAGTTGCCCAAGAGTAAGGAGGAGCCGACCCCGGGATGCCCTCGACATCAGTTGCAGCAGGACTCAGGTTCACTAGAGCCTTTCCCCGGTCAGAAAGCACCGGGTCCCGAGCCCTCGAAACCACTGCAGGAGCTGACACCGCGGTCGCCCGGCTCCCCACGGGATCAGCATGAACCGAGCAAGCCACCTGCAGCTGGGGAGCCGGCGAGAGAAGGCCCCGCGCCAAAGAAGCGAGAAGGTTCTTCGGCCCAGGCCCCAGCGTCCAAGAAGCCGAAGGAGGAGATTCCTGTAATCCCGAAGGGGAAGCCCAAGTCTGGGCGGGTGTGGAAGGACCGCTCAAAGAAGAG GTTTTCCCAGATGGTTCAGGACAAGCCCCTGCGCACATCCTGGCAGCGGAAGATGAAGGACCGGCAGGAGAGGAAGCTGGCCAAGGACTTTGCCCGGcacctggaggaggagaaggagcggCGCCGGCAG GAGAAGAAGAAACGCCGTGCCGAGAACCTGAGACGCCGCCTGGAGAACGAGCGGAAGGCGGAGATCGTCCAAGTG ATCCGAAACCCCGCCAAGCTCAAGCGGGCGAAGAAGCAGCAGCTGCGATCCATCGAGAAGCGGGACACTCTGGCCCAGCTGCAGAAGCAGCCGCCACAGCGGCCGGCCACCAAGGTCTGA